A window of Paenibacillus antri contains these coding sequences:
- a CDS encoding ROK family transcriptional regulator — MHPQKNTSHKLLKSINQQKVLQLIYTAGSISRVELAQKTGLSQQTVTNIVNRLLEEGVVYEGEHLPLEAGSGRKRIQLYVNSSNFYVIGIELAGKYIRGSICDFRPEVLYSAERRTEKYLNSEHLLQLLGEVIEELLDQSPDVARTRGIGVSVQGLVDSREGVLLRTPGIGFERIPVRAVLEQKYELPVYLENDANLLALNENMNGSLSDSVENITLKFDYGIGGAIVSEKRLISGSTFVAGEFGHVKAFTGKDAHLCLCGGVGCLTTLLSISGLGVTTGYTLDSLARAYHNGDEEVVRMYGAMVDALATTLSNAVTFLNPDRVLLTGRVLTAVRKDILSILTEKVQNNIPLTSRGVKLIHMERMPDETLLAARLVLKHVFEVPLEALGI; from the coding sequence TTGCATCCGCAAAAAAACACGAGTCACAAGCTATTAAAATCCATTAACCAACAGAAGGTCTTACAATTAATTTACACGGCCGGGTCTATTTCGCGCGTGGAGCTTGCGCAGAAGACGGGCTTAAGTCAACAGACCGTTACCAATATCGTCAACAGGCTGCTAGAAGAAGGCGTCGTATACGAAGGCGAACATCTGCCTTTAGAAGCGGGAAGCGGGCGCAAACGAATTCAACTGTACGTCAACAGCTCCAACTTCTACGTCATCGGTATCGAACTGGCGGGAAAGTATATTCGAGGGTCGATTTGTGATTTTCGCCCTGAGGTTCTCTACAGCGCAGAACGCCGCACCGAAAAATACCTCAATTCGGAGCACTTGCTCCAACTGCTCGGCGAAGTCATCGAAGAACTGCTCGACCAATCGCCGGACGTTGCCCGTACGAGAGGGATCGGAGTCAGCGTACAAGGGTTGGTAGACTCGCGAGAGGGCGTGTTGCTGCGGACGCCGGGGATCGGTTTCGAGCGAATCCCTGTAAGGGCTGTGTTGGAGCAGAAGTATGAGTTGCCGGTATATTTAGAAAACGATGCGAATTTGCTCGCGCTCAACGAGAATATGAACGGCTCGCTCTCCGATTCCGTGGAAAATATTACATTAAAGTTCGATTATGGCATCGGCGGCGCGATCGTGTCGGAGAAGCGTCTGATTTCCGGCTCGACCTTCGTGGCCGGCGAGTTCGGGCATGTGAAAGCCTTCACAGGGAAAGACGCTCATCTTTGTCTATGCGGGGGCGTCGGCTGCCTCACGACGCTGCTTTCGATCAGCGGTCTCGGGGTGACGACGGGTTACACGCTGGACAGCCTCGCTCGCGCCTATCATAACGGGGACGAGGAGGTCGTACGGATGTACGGCGCCATGGTGGATGCCCTCGCGACGACGCTTAGCAATGCGGTAACGTTCCTCAACCCGGATCGCGTGCTTCTGACCGGCCGGGTATTAACCGCCGTGCGCAAGGACATCCTCTCGATTCTTACGGAGAAGGTGCAGAACAACATTCCGTTAACGAGCCGCGGCGTAAAGCTGATTCACATGGAACGGATGCCCGACGAGACGCTTCTGGCGGCCAGACTGGTGCTTAAGCACGTGTTCGAAGTCCCCCTGGAAGCCCTAGGAATTTAA
- a CDS encoding DUF2332 domain-containing protein produces the protein MEMHVLSERFRGFAAKECKGSSSLYEHLAGNIADDATLLRLAAQSRMGQPVPNLFLGAVHYLLLEGVDHPLAEYYPSIVREPRESSTAIHRFKDFCKQYEQEIIQIIQTKLVQTNEVSRCAYLYPSFCYISKLTERPLALIEIGTSAGLQLLWDKYSYSYVTDGPKYGNESAVLEIASELRGDKSPFLFKRSPPVASRIGIDLHVNDLAEPEDYLWLKALIWPEHQERLSRFEKAASCLEDESLELLEGDGVALLPEIASNIRKDSTLCVFHTHVANQMTHEARIALEQHFRAIGKEREVFHLYNNMWDLHLLHLDYYKDGMEYKETLAQIDGHGRSFQWLL, from the coding sequence ATGGAAATGCATGTTTTGTCCGAGCGGTTCAGGGGATTTGCCGCAAAGGAATGTAAGGGTTCTAGCAGCCTCTACGAACATCTTGCCGGGAACATCGCCGACGACGCAACGCTGCTTCGGCTGGCCGCGCAATCGAGAATGGGTCAACCCGTTCCGAACCTATTCCTAGGCGCGGTTCATTATCTTTTGTTAGAGGGCGTAGATCACCCCTTAGCGGAGTATTACCCAAGCATTGTAAGGGAGCCTCGAGAGTCTTCGACCGCCATTCATCGGTTTAAGGATTTTTGTAAGCAGTACGAACAAGAGATCATTCAGATCATCCAAACCAAGCTTGTACAAACGAACGAAGTGAGTCGCTGCGCCTACTTGTATCCGAGCTTTTGCTACATTTCTAAATTAACCGAAAGACCCTTGGCACTCATTGAGATCGGAACAAGCGCCGGATTGCAGCTTTTGTGGGATAAATACAGTTATTCTTACGTTACCGACGGTCCAAAGTACGGTAACGAATCGGCGGTCCTGGAGATCGCGTCCGAGCTCCGAGGAGATAAATCCCCGTTCCTCTTTAAGCGCAGCCCGCCAGTCGCGTCGAGAATCGGAATAGATTTGCATGTGAACGATCTCGCCGAGCCTGAAGATTATTTATGGCTGAAAGCACTGATTTGGCCCGAGCACCAAGAACGGCTATCCCGCTTTGAAAAAGCCGCGTCGTGTCTGGAAGATGAATCCTTGGAGTTACTTGAGGGGGATGGCGTTGCTTTACTGCCGGAAATAGCTTCAAACATTCGTAAAGATTCAACGTTATGCGTATTTCACACTCATGTAGCCAATCAGATGACTCATGAGGCTAGGATCGCCTTAGAGCAGCATTTTCGAGCTATCGGCAAGGAGAGAGAAGTCTTCCACCTCTATAACAATATGTGGGATCTGCATCTTCTCCATCTCGATTATTACAAAGACGGGATGGAATACAAAGAAACGCTGGCTCAGATCGACGGGCACGGCAGGTCATTCCAATGGTTACTATGA
- a CDS encoding GNAT family N-acetyltransferase — MNVHIRVLEASDAEAYRHVRLQALRTDPEAFGSTYEKEAGVPPESIIERIRPAQNRFTLGAFLDNGALAAIVTFVRETGTKTEHKGNVFGMYVSPESRGRGAGKAIMTELLRMAKKLEGVEQINLTVVSDNVPAKRLYESLGFKRFGVERNALKYGGRYFDEDWMAYRLEPLTEEEIFDHHQHGRDSRSHQRPGGNPF, encoded by the coding sequence ATGAACGTCCACATTCGCGTATTAGAAGCATCGGATGCGGAGGCATACCGGCATGTCCGGTTGCAAGCCTTGCGGACCGACCCCGAAGCATTCGGGTCGACTTATGAGAAGGAGGCGGGGGTTCCGCCGGAGTCGATAATCGAGCGGATTCGGCCGGCGCAGAATCGATTTACATTAGGGGCTTTCCTAGATAATGGCGCGCTGGCCGCGATCGTAACCTTCGTGCGAGAAACCGGTACGAAGACCGAACATAAGGGGAACGTGTTCGGTATGTACGTGTCCCCGGAAAGCCGCGGGAGAGGCGCGGGGAAAGCGATCATGACCGAGTTATTGCGAATGGCGAAAAAGCTGGAAGGGGTCGAGCAAATCAACCTAACGGTCGTATCCGACAATGTCCCTGCCAAAAGGTTGTATGAATCCCTAGGCTTTAAGAGGTTTGGCGTCGAGCGGAACGCATTGAAATATGGTGGGCGATATTTCGACGAAGACTGGATGGCGTATCGACTGGAGCCGTTAACCGAAGAAGAAATCTTTGATCATCATCAGCATGGCCGCGATTCCCGCAGCCATCAGCGGCCCGGCGGGAACCCCTTTTAA
- a CDS encoding GyrI-like domain-containing protein, which yields MTAIRQVQVVELPEIHLIGLSITSPFKGHQPDRVEKMKQEFLTRKDEISNAIRPERCVSPSFSSEVLFTYFVCMEAADLSAIPEGMIGFTVPPHRYAKVVSAGDPYQDIREYLKGNRLRPNERALALEVYHFENPVWPSGAEVFVPILE from the coding sequence ATGACAGCAATTCGCCAAGTACAAGTAGTTGAGCTGCCGGAAATTCATCTGATCGGCTTGAGCATCACCTCGCCGTTCAAGGGTCATCAGCCTGATAGGGTGGAAAAGATGAAACAGGAATTCCTAACGCGCAAAGACGAAATTTCCAACGCCATCCGACCGGAGCGATGTGTAAGCCCCAGCTTTTCATCGGAAGTTCTCTTTACCTATTTTGTTTGTATGGAAGCAGCCGATCTTTCCGCCATACCGGAAGGGATGATCGGGTTTACCGTGCCGCCGCACCGGTATGCCAAGGTCGTGTCCGCAGGGGATCCTTATCAGGACATCCGCGAATATTTGAAGGGAAACCGACTTCGACCGAACGAAAGAGCTCTTGCACTAGAAGTGTATCATTTTGAGAATCCGGTATGGCCGAGCGGAGCCGAAGTGTTTGTGCCGATCTTGGAATAG
- a CDS encoding HAD family hydrolase, which translates to MLPKALLLDLDDTLIAFDHGLDLQQCWLEACNLHLSDTHLEVIPTLVEAIQRQARWHWSDAERHRVGRLQLPEARRQIITEALRQSGILKTPETALQIARSYGKLRDELITLHPGAVDTLITARSFGLRLALLTNGASEPQWGKINRFRLAQYFDQIIVEEDFGIGKPEPAVYKHALELLDVRAEDAWMVGDNYEWEIAAPAKLGIRGIWINPAGKSSPAGIQPYLTLRTIEELKHELTRRID; encoded by the coding sequence CTGCTTCCCAAAGCGCTCTTACTCGATCTTGACGACACGTTAATTGCCTTCGACCATGGCCTTGATCTGCAGCAATGTTGGTTGGAGGCATGTAACTTACATCTTTCCGATACCCATCTTGAGGTAATTCCCACACTTGTAGAGGCGATTCAGCGGCAGGCGCGTTGGCACTGGAGCGATGCGGAACGGCACAGAGTCGGTCGATTGCAACTTCCCGAAGCCAGAAGGCAGATCATAACCGAGGCTCTCCGCCAATCGGGAATTTTGAAAACACCTGAGACGGCGCTGCAAATCGCACGATCTTACGGTAAATTACGCGACGAGCTCATTACCCTGCATCCAGGCGCTGTCGATACGTTGATAACGGCTAGAAGCTTTGGGTTGCGGCTCGCTTTACTAACGAACGGAGCTTCGGAGCCGCAATGGGGCAAAATCAATCGGTTCCGATTGGCGCAGTACTTCGATCAGATTATCGTCGAGGAGGATTTCGGGATCGGGAAGCCGGAGCCTGCTGTCTACAAACATGCGTTGGAGCTGCTTGACGTGCGCGCCGAAGACGCCTGGATGGTGGGAGATAATTATGAGTGGGAGATCGCGGCGCCTGCGAAACTAGGAATTCGGGGCATCTGGATCAACCCTGCGGGGAAATCCTCCCCGGCCGGGATCCAACCGTATTTGACGCTTCGGACGATCGAAGAACTGAAGCACGAACTTACCAGGCGTATCGACTAA
- a CDS encoding DUF441 domain-containing protein: protein MDGELLLVGLVVIGLIGRSRNVTTSACILLIIKLLSLDQLLPVIERRGLETGLMLLTIGVLVPFLSGKITKKDVASIFTSPPGILALAGGALATYTNGTGLQLLQAEPHLIAGLVIGSIFGIVFLKGVPAGPLMAAGIAAMLMMIKDFFFG from the coding sequence ATGGACGGAGAATTGCTGCTTGTCGGCTTAGTCGTTATCGGCCTGATCGGGCGGTCCCGCAATGTTACAACCTCGGCATGCATTCTCCTCATCATAAAGCTGCTCTCTCTGGATCAACTCCTCCCCGTCATCGAACGAAGAGGACTTGAGACGGGGCTCATGCTGCTTACGATCGGGGTGCTAGTCCCTTTTTTGAGCGGGAAAATTACTAAGAAAGACGTCGCTTCCATCTTCACAAGCCCGCCGGGGATCCTTGCGTTGGCCGGCGGCGCGCTGGCCACGTACACGAACGGGACAGGCCTGCAGCTGCTGCAAGCCGAGCCCCATCTTATCGCCGGGCTCGTCATCGGCTCCATATTCGGCATCGTCTTCTTAAAAGGGGTTCCCGCCGGGCCGCTGATGGCTGCGGGAATCGCGGCCATGCTGATGATGATCAAAGATTTCTTCTTCGGTTAA
- a CDS encoding helix-turn-helix domain-containing protein: MKETLARNIARYRKERGYTQEELGRMLGLSYQAVSKWENALTMPDLALLPDLSKALEVSIEKLLGYISQDGRISIYEDAYKTPDYYWGTEPNTACYQVLRIRPPTRRLKLLDIGCGEGKDAVFFARNGYEVTAFDVSDAGIEKTKKLADKIGVHVNVFKADLLDFRLDTHFDILFSSGVLHYIKPDYRDEIFMNYKQFTNPEGVHAFNVFLEKPFIAPPPEREENAYKWYSGELLSHYHDWLILESSETVFDCNSSGIPHKHAMAKMISQKVP; the protein is encoded by the coding sequence ATGAAGGAAACTTTGGCTCGGAATATCGCAAGATATCGGAAAGAAAGAGGCTATACCCAGGAGGAGCTTGGACGGATGCTCGGGCTTTCTTATCAAGCGGTGTCGAAATGGGAAAATGCGTTAACCATGCCGGACCTTGCGCTGCTTCCGGATTTATCTAAAGCGTTGGAGGTAAGCATCGAGAAGTTGCTCGGCTATATTTCGCAGGACGGTCGAATCTCCATCTACGAGGATGCATATAAAACTCCTGATTATTATTGGGGAACGGAGCCGAATACGGCCTGTTACCAAGTTCTGCGAATACGGCCGCCGACGCGACGCCTCAAGCTATTGGACATCGGGTGCGGGGAGGGGAAGGATGCCGTATTTTTCGCGAGAAACGGGTACGAGGTCACCGCGTTCGACGTCTCGGATGCGGGAATCGAGAAGACGAAGAAGCTCGCCGACAAGATCGGCGTTCACGTCAATGTTTTTAAAGCGGATTTATTGGATTTTCGCTTAGATACCCATTTCGATATTTTGTTTTCCAGCGGAGTGCTCCATTACATCAAACCCGACTACCGCGATGAAATTTTCATGAATTACAAGCAATTTACAAACCCGGAGGGCGTGCACGCCTTTAACGTCTTTCTGGAGAAACCTTTTATTGCGCCTCCCCCGGAACGGGAAGAGAATGCATATAAGTGGTATTCGGGGGAGCTGCTTTCTCATTATCATGATTGGCTTATTTTAGAGAGTTCGGAAACCGTGTTCGACTGTAACTCATCGGGGATTCCTCATAAGCATGCGATGGCGAAAATGATTTCGCAAAAGGTTCCTTAG
- a CDS encoding response regulator transcription factor, which yields MKVRDGGVVTLKHRIAIVDDQNILVDGLSTILDVQEDMEVVGTAANGVEALELVERLRPDIVLMDIRMPLLDGVETTKRMKAAYPDVAILILSTFAESNAIVECMAHGASGFLLKDIRSAKLVESIREAIRGELVLPAAIAAKLAERLQSMTAHMEDGKESRRWKEGDIKLTDREAEIARLLLKGWNNRQIAAALYLSEGTTRNYVSAIYQKLGTNERALALVRLREALGEA from the coding sequence ATGAAAGTACGAGACGGGGGCGTGGTGACGCTGAAGCATCGCATTGCGATCGTTGACGATCAAAATATATTGGTTGACGGCTTATCGACGATTTTAGACGTACAAGAGGATATGGAGGTGGTCGGGACGGCCGCGAACGGCGTCGAAGCGCTGGAATTGGTCGAACGACTTCGTCCGGATATCGTGCTCATGGATATTCGAATGCCGTTGCTCGATGGGGTGGAGACGACGAAGCGCATGAAAGCCGCCTATCCGGACGTCGCGATTCTCATTCTCTCGACGTTCGCCGAATCCAACGCCATCGTAGAGTGCATGGCGCACGGGGCATCCGGTTTTCTCCTTAAGGATATTCGAAGTGCCAAGCTCGTAGAGAGCATTCGCGAGGCGATCCGAGGGGAGTTGGTGCTCCCGGCGGCGATCGCGGCGAAGCTGGCCGAACGGCTGCAAAGCATGACCGCCCATATGGAAGACGGGAAGGAGAGCCGACGCTGGAAGGAAGGCGATATCAAGCTGACGGATCGGGAAGCGGAAATCGCGCGGTTGCTGCTGAAAGGGTGGAATAATCGGCAAATCGCAGCGGCGCTCTACCTGTCGGAGGGGACGACGCGGAATTACGTAAGCGCCATATACCAGAAGCTCGGCACGAACGAGCGGGCGCTTGCGCTGGTACGGCTGCGAGAGGCGTTGGGGGAGGCATGA
- a CDS encoding sensor histidine kinase: MGSWQAGLPSTPDGEGHPLWLKLEGASGPWKDPRLVFYPSVPVVALYKDGTEVREETLNELGHDPRFVTEWSAMPLQPEEAGGPLILRLDRLASVPWAIEMAESADWVTHLFRSDLLLFVSFMILLFLGLVAIGLYAAFPREPLHLILALFAWCLSLNFLVRIQSKSLFLTAPDVYFALGIAGAVGWPIFALLFFERVVHPSLRNMTRALWVGYGSLCAVAIGCIAVEPKAFHFLENGLMMLVVQALMLAIVVLIVLSIRRESKNVEYSFFLFAFTVYFLDFATAIALPVQGGGVASSLALALGFTAVMLRRYWATQREVQQLNAGLERKVQDRTEALTQAIADRAAMEERNRVAHEIHDVVGHTLTGAIVQLEAGQLLLGRDPDQAQRKVETAQELVRKGLDDIRASVRMLRDDAWSEPIIDLMQRAALETEHHADVEIRQRFDANLPELSSSFKSLLYSALLEGISNGIRHGGSRAFEVELTREKDRLRFRLRNEGRPYAGEEFGFGLQALRGRAERLGGTFGFRSNGSEGGAVLEIFLPLHDPAI, translated from the coding sequence ATGGGGAGCTGGCAAGCAGGGCTTCCCTCGACCCCCGACGGCGAAGGGCATCCGTTGTGGCTGAAGCTCGAGGGGGCAAGCGGACCATGGAAGGATCCGCGGCTTGTATTTTACCCTTCCGTACCTGTGGTTGCTTTATACAAGGACGGTACGGAAGTACGGGAAGAGACGTTGAACGAGCTCGGACACGATCCCCGGTTCGTGACGGAATGGTCCGCCATGCCGTTGCAGCCGGAAGAGGCTGGCGGTCCGCTGATCCTCCGACTTGACCGGCTGGCCTCCGTGCCTTGGGCGATCGAGATGGCCGAGTCCGCCGATTGGGTAACGCATCTCTTTCGGTCGGACCTGCTGCTCTTCGTAAGCTTTATGATTCTGCTGTTCCTGGGCCTGGTCGCGATCGGCTTATACGCGGCGTTCCCGCGGGAACCGCTGCACCTCATTCTCGCCCTGTTCGCATGGTGCTTATCGCTGAACTTCCTCGTGAGGATTCAATCCAAGTCCCTCTTCCTAACGGCGCCCGACGTGTATTTCGCTTTGGGCATCGCGGGCGCGGTCGGATGGCCGATATTCGCGCTTCTGTTCTTCGAGCGAGTCGTCCATCCTTCGTTACGGAACATGACGCGGGCGCTTTGGGTCGGTTATGGGTCCCTTTGCGCGGTTGCGATCGGATGCATCGCGGTCGAACCGAAGGCGTTTCATTTTCTCGAGAACGGGTTAATGATGTTGGTCGTGCAAGCCTTGATGCTGGCGATCGTCGTGCTGATCGTTCTTTCGATTCGCCGCGAATCGAAGAACGTGGAGTACTCATTCTTCCTATTCGCTTTTACGGTGTATTTCTTGGATTTCGCGACCGCCATAGCCCTCCCGGTCCAGGGCGGCGGCGTAGCTTCGAGTTTAGCGTTGGCGCTCGGATTTACAGCCGTCATGCTGCGGCGCTATTGGGCGACCCAACGAGAGGTGCAGCAGCTGAACGCGGGGCTGGAGCGGAAGGTGCAAGACCGAACGGAGGCGTTGACGCAGGCGATTGCCGATCGGGCCGCGATGGAAGAACGCAACCGGGTCGCGCATGAAATCCACGACGTCGTCGGACATACGCTCACCGGTGCAATCGTGCAGCTGGAGGCGGGGCAGCTATTGCTCGGTCGCGATCCCGACCAGGCTCAGCGCAAGGTGGAGACCGCCCAGGAGCTTGTGCGGAAAGGGTTGGACGACATTCGCGCTTCCGTTCGCATGCTGCGGGACGACGCTTGGTCGGAGCCGATTATCGATTTGATGCAACGGGCCGCGCTGGAAACGGAACACCATGCGGACGTGGAAATTCGGCAGCGCTTCGACGCAAACTTGCCCGAGCTCTCTTCGTCGTTTAAGAGCTTGCTCTACTCCGCGCTGCTCGAGGGCATCTCCAACGGCATTCGGCACGGCGGAAGCCGTGCGTTCGAGGTGGAGCTTACGAGGGAGAAGGATCGGCTGCGCTTCCGTCTACGCAACGAAGGACGCCCGTACGCCGGCGAAGAGTTCGGATTCGGCCTGCAAGCGCTGCGCGGGCGCGCCGAGAGGCTGGGCGGTACGTTCGGCTTTCGTTCGAACGGCTCGGAAGGCGGCGCCGTGCTTGAAATCTTCTTGCCCTTACACGATCCAGCCATATGA
- a CDS encoding sigma factor: METKLVEARWEDWYSQYRSFLTGLAYQMLGTLHEAEDIVQETFLQARAYISREIDNPKALLAKIATNRCLDTMKSARWRNERGSGTWLPELLPVDSPVAPIEEQVLRNDRLSIAAFLLMEALPPIDRAVYVLREVFEWNYKDISKVVDRTELACRKIYSRAKSKVGRDPEVTMVSRPMKPFVTCLLYALSEGDLAPFVRLLSQDVVLYTDRGPGVRTATNPIVSSGHVAAYLHGLLNITARTLGPLRFELVATNGGPALLAESDGELQGILALEVKATLVRSIFIIRNPDKLGPIADAYGLKPFQTIAGQ, encoded by the coding sequence ATGGAAACGAAACTCGTCGAAGCAAGATGGGAAGACTGGTATTCGCAATACCGATCTTTCTTGACCGGACTCGCCTATCAGATGCTAGGCACGCTGCACGAAGCGGAGGACATCGTACAGGAAACGTTCCTTCAAGCGCGTGCATACATCTCAAGGGAGATCGATAACCCGAAAGCGTTACTGGCCAAAATCGCTACCAACCGATGCTTGGACACGATGAAATCTGCAAGGTGGCGGAACGAACGCGGCTCCGGAACATGGCTTCCGGAGCTTCTGCCCGTCGATTCGCCGGTCGCGCCGATCGAGGAACAAGTGCTTCGGAACGACAGGTTGTCCATCGCCGCGTTTCTGTTGATGGAAGCCTTGCCTCCGATCGACCGCGCCGTCTATGTGCTTCGGGAAGTGTTCGAATGGAACTATAAAGACATCTCGAAAGTCGTTGATCGCACGGAGCTCGCATGCCGAAAAATTTACAGCCGCGCCAAGAGCAAGGTGGGTCGCGACCCTGAAGTAACGATGGTTTCTCGACCGATGAAGCCGTTCGTAACGTGTTTATTATACGCGTTGTCGGAAGGGGACTTGGCCCCCTTCGTTCGCTTGCTCTCGCAAGACGTCGTATTATATACGGACCGAGGTCCGGGCGTACGGACGGCGACGAACCCGATTGTATCCTCAGGGCATGTCGCCGCTTACCTTCATGGCTTGCTGAACATCACGGCACGGACGCTGGGTCCGCTTCGGTTCGAACTCGTCGCGACCAACGGAGGTCCGGCCTTGTTGGCCGAATCGGATGGAGAATTACAGGGCATCCTAGCGCTCGAAGTAAAAGCTACGCTCGTACGCAGCATCTTTATCATAAGAAATCCCGACAAGTTAGGCCCCATTGCCGACGCCTATGGCTTAAAGCCTTTCCAGACAATAGCAGGCCAGTAG
- the msrA gene encoding peptide-methionine (S)-S-oxide reductase MsrA, protein MSDIRKSATFAGGCFWCMVKPFDEEPGIHSVVSGYTGGHVENPTYEQVCSDTTGHYEAVQITYDPEVFSYERLLELFWQQIDPTDPGGQFGDRGDSYRTAIFVHDEEQRTLAEESKRRLAESGRFAKPIVTPILPAAPFYPAEAYHQQYYKTNPVRYKAYFAGSGRERFIKEAWKDREKDAELKRRLSPIQYEVTQNNATEPPFRNEYWDHTEEGIYVDIVSGEPLFSSRDKFDAHCGWPSFTKPIDDAGVTEHIDVSHNMIRTEVRSKEGDSHLGHLFEDGPQPTGLRYCINSAALRFIPKDKLEEEGYGEFAKLFKS, encoded by the coding sequence ATGAGCGATATACGAAAATCGGCCACGTTCGCCGGCGGCTGCTTCTGGTGCATGGTGAAGCCGTTCGACGAAGAGCCCGGCATCCACTCCGTCGTCTCCGGATATACGGGCGGCCACGTCGAGAACCCAACGTACGAGCAAGTATGCTCGGATACGACGGGCCATTACGAAGCCGTGCAAATTACGTACGATCCCGAGGTATTCTCTTACGAACGACTGCTCGAGCTGTTCTGGCAGCAGATCGATCCGACCGACCCCGGCGGCCAATTCGGCGATCGCGGCGACTCTTACCGCACGGCCATCTTCGTGCATGACGAGGAGCAGCGAACGCTCGCGGAAGAGTCGAAACGTCGCCTTGCCGAAAGTGGCCGATTCGCCAAGCCGATCGTCACGCCGATCCTGCCGGCGGCTCCGTTTTATCCGGCGGAGGCCTATCATCAACAGTATTACAAGACGAATCCGGTTCGGTATAAGGCATATTTCGCCGGCTCGGGCCGCGAGCGCTTCATTAAGGAAGCCTGGAAGGATCGAGAAAAGGATGCGGAGCTGAAACGCCGACTCTCCCCGATTCAATACGAAGTTACCCAAAACAACGCTACCGAGCCTCCGTTCCGCAACGAATACTGGGATCATACGGAGGAAGGCATCTACGTCGATATCGTTTCCGGCGAACCGTTGTTCAGTTCTCGCGACAAGTTCGACGCGCACTGCGGATGGCCGTCTTTCACGAAGCCGATCGACGATGCCGGCGTAACCGAGCATATCGACGTCAGCCATAACATGATCCGAACCGAGGTTCGCAGCAAGGAAGGCGATTCGCACCTCGGCCATCTGTTCGAAGACGGTCCTCAGCCGACCGGCCTCCGGTATTGCATCAACTCCGCCGCCCTTCGGTTCATACCGAAGGACAAACTCGAGGAGGAAGGGTACGGGGAATTCGCGAAGCTTTTCAAATCGTAA